In Oscillatoria acuminata PCC 6304, a single window of DNA contains:
- the phoU gene encoding phosphate signaling complex protein PhoU, whose amino-acid sequence MASQAGLSASSYSKNSRLTHFRRKVKRLERDILRMGALVENSFRLSHQALFARDLSAAEAIPLLDKQIDRFYRQIEAECVMLMTLQAPAAMDSRLLGAFMQLVRDLERIGDYAQDISEIAVQLFPYPPHPCMAEIEEMSHQARAMLATSLVALADLDAEVGQRIKQLDSIVDDAYHNLYQILANQRDIKGVVEPLLLMALLIRHLERMADHATNIGQRVSYIVTGHR is encoded by the coding sequence ATGGCTAGTCAAGCCGGACTCTCTGCTTCGTCCTATAGTAAAAATTCTAGATTGACTCATTTTAGGCGGAAAGTAAAACGCTTAGAGCGCGATATCTTGCGGATGGGTGCCTTAGTGGAAAATTCTTTCCGGCTAAGTCATCAAGCTTTATTTGCCCGAGATTTGTCCGCTGCTGAAGCAATTCCCTTACTCGACAAACAAATCGATCGCTTTTATCGGCAAATCGAAGCCGAATGTGTCATGCTCATGACCTTGCAAGCCCCCGCCGCAATGGACTCCCGGTTACTCGGGGCCTTCATGCAGCTCGTCCGAGACCTCGAACGAATTGGTGACTATGCTCAAGATATCTCCGAAATTGCCGTTCAACTCTTTCCCTATCCCCCCCATCCCTGTATGGCGGAAATTGAGGAAATGTCCCACCAAGCTAGAGCAATGCTGGCAACCAGTCTCGTCGCCTTAGCCGATCTCGATGCCGAAGTGGGTCAACGGATCAAGCAACTCGACTCGATTGTAGATGATGCTTATCATAACCTTTACCAGATCTTAGCCAATCAGCGCGATATTAAAGGAGTGGTTGAACCGCTGTTATTAATGGCATTACTGATTCGCCATCTTGAACGGATGGCTGATCATGCGACCAATATTGGCCAGCGAGTCTCCTATATCGTCACAGGTCATCGATGA
- a CDS encoding PhoX family protein, with translation MMNIKRREFLLFLSGFAGTVALSSLQSCNFSGLQSSPKSLNFKPLKGPLPVPTDGIAPAQQITEYSSYEILDDLVLPEGFTYDAIAQWGDPVGDSRFGYNNDYLSFIETVPNEGYLVINFEYVSAGTWMQTYPLVIQKPLPLEAVKAGMSTASRGEAPTTINAFALPDNNPLKAQIQQICEEALIDQGLGVISLRQTPEGQWERTNSPADRRISGISGLKDGRYLKATGPGVKIFQKQQMQGYRDGLGDRIIGTFGNCAGGTTPWGTVLSAEENFQSQVSEPVYADGSSFDPGEVSFNLADNRLHGQGNVLGLAGNKYGWIVEIDPTDPNDYGTKHTWLGRYRHEAVGVRVESGKPLAFYSGCDRQGGHLYKFVSQEVVTNPTDKGNSQLLSEGQLYGAKFNPDGTGTWIPLTPETAVNPQLPSQLVGNVISLPQRQPPTTARQRNQRQGGYFIGDRDEQIQTFKQQFKTLGDLYVGNPEEKQGAILIDAHYAANAAGVTCTARPEDTIIAPDGSLYIAFTAGGSASEGGPDNRIFTGPNGETPYPFGWIFRLNEDDNEPASLTFTWEKLAVGGEPTEGGLGFSNPDNLLVDSGNNLWMVTDVSTGGLNRAVPSRVDDSGQAIGLAQQMGIFGNNSIWFIPTSGPDAGKAYLFGLGPMECETTGPFLTPDERTLFLAVQHPGETNGIRMNRATETREFAMLTIEGEEFIQTRQVPLGSNWPTKQPNDPPLPAVVAIRRLDSQAIPPRMTSI, from the coding sequence ATGATGAATATCAAACGTCGCGAATTCTTGCTGTTTTTGAGTGGATTTGCCGGAACAGTTGCCCTGAGTTCCCTGCAATCTTGCAATTTCTCCGGATTACAGTCATCACCCAAGAGTCTCAATTTTAAGCCCCTCAAAGGTCCTTTGCCAGTTCCCACCGATGGCATTGCACCCGCTCAACAAATCACCGAGTACAGTAGCTATGAGATTCTCGACGATCTAGTTCTTCCCGAGGGGTTTACTTACGATGCGATCGCCCAATGGGGAGACCCAGTGGGCGATTCTCGTTTTGGCTATAACAATGATTACCTCTCTTTCATTGAAACAGTGCCCAATGAAGGATATCTGGTCATTAACTTTGAATATGTCAGCGCCGGGACCTGGATGCAAACCTATCCTTTAGTCATTCAGAAACCGTTACCCCTAGAAGCGGTTAAGGCTGGAATGTCTACAGCTTCCAGGGGAGAAGCACCCACCACGATTAATGCTTTTGCCCTACCTGACAACAACCCACTCAAGGCCCAAATTCAGCAAATTTGTGAAGAAGCCTTAATTGATCAGGGACTCGGGGTGATTTCCTTACGGCAAACCCCAGAAGGCCAATGGGAAAGGACCAATTCCCCCGCAGACCGACGCATTTCCGGCATTTCTGGGTTAAAAGATGGCCGATATTTGAAGGCAACGGGTCCTGGGGTGAAGATTTTTCAGAAACAGCAGATGCAAGGCTATCGCGATGGATTGGGCGATCGCATTATTGGCACCTTTGGCAATTGTGCCGGTGGGACAACCCCCTGGGGAACGGTATTGAGTGCAGAGGAAAATTTCCAATCCCAGGTGTCGGAACCTGTCTATGCCGATGGCTCCTCTTTCGACCCCGGGGAGGTATCTTTTAACTTGGCTGATAATCGCCTACACGGACAAGGGAATGTCTTGGGGTTAGCTGGGAATAAATATGGATGGATTGTAGAAATTGACCCCACCGACCCCAACGACTATGGGACCAAGCACACTTGGTTGGGACGCTATCGCCATGAAGCAGTAGGCGTGCGGGTGGAGTCGGGTAAACCCCTGGCGTTTTATTCCGGGTGCGATCGCCAGGGGGGTCATCTTTATAAGTTTGTCAGTCAAGAGGTTGTCACCAATCCCACGGATAAAGGTAACTCCCAATTATTGAGCGAGGGTCAACTCTATGGGGCGAAGTTCAACCCTGATGGGACCGGAACTTGGATTCCTCTGACTCCAGAAACGGCAGTCAACCCCCAACTCCCCAGTCAGTTGGTGGGGAATGTCATCTCTTTACCCCAACGGCAACCGCCAACCACCGCAAGACAGCGGAATCAACGTCAAGGGGGTTATTTTATAGGCGATCGGGACGAACAGATCCAGACCTTTAAACAGCAGTTCAAAACCCTGGGTGACCTTTATGTAGGCAACCCCGAAGAAAAACAAGGGGCGATTTTAATCGATGCTCACTATGCGGCTAATGCTGCTGGCGTCACCTGCACCGCCCGTCCAGAAGATACGATCATTGCTCCCGATGGTTCCCTTTATATCGCCTTTACTGCCGGAGGGTCCGCAAGCGAAGGCGGCCCCGATAACCGCATCTTTACGGGACCCAATGGTGAAACCCCCTATCCGTTTGGGTGGATTTTCCGCCTCAACGAAGACGACAACGAACCCGCTTCCCTCACCTTCACTTGGGAAAAATTGGCTGTAGGTGGCGAACCCACTGAGGGAGGACTCGGATTTTCTAACCCCGATAATCTATTAGTGGATTCCGGAAATAATCTCTGGATGGTGACGGATGTTAGTACCGGGGGACTCAACCGTGCGGTTCCCTCTCGGGTGGATGACTCGGGTCAGGCGATCGGTCTTGCCCAACAAATGGGCATCTTTGGCAATAATTCCATCTGGTTCATCCCCACATCGGGACCTGATGCAGGCAAAGCTTATTTATTCGGGTTGGGACCAATGGAGTGCGAAACAACCGGGCCATTTTTAACCCCAGACGAACGCACCCTATTTTTAGCCGTGCAACATCCCGGTGAAACGAATGGAATCCGGATGAACCGCGCCACTGAAACTCGGGAGTTCGCCATGCTCACTATAGAGGGAGAGGAATTTATCCAAACTCGCCAGGTCCCGTTGGGTTCAAACTGGCCCACGAAGCAACCGAATGACCCCCCGTTACCAGCGGTTGTCGCGATTCGCCGTCTGGATTCCCAAGCGATTCCTCCAAGGATGACTTCTATATAA
- the nadC gene encoding carboxylating nicotinate-nucleotide diphosphorylase, translated as MAVNSQAALPPWIVLDPLFQGWLLEDIGRGDRTTSAIYIEEAPPGRAEWIVKEPGAVAGLPFARRIFSLLDSAVEFTPTIAEGEYCQPGQVVAQITGPVNALLTGERVALNLVMRLSGIATLTRKYVEKIADLPVQLVDTRKTTPGLRLLEKYATQVGGARNHRMGLDDAVMIKDNHIVAAGGIGAAIARVRSQIPYPLTIEVETETINDVEEALEHGADIIMLDNMTVERMREAVPLIRQHNDRISIEASGNITLETIRAVGETGVDYISTSAPITRSTWLDLSMKIRG; from the coding sequence ATCGCAGTAAATTCTCAAGCTGCGTTGCCCCCTTGGATTGTGTTGGACCCTCTTTTCCAGGGATGGTTATTAGAGGATATTGGTCGAGGCGATCGCACCACCAGCGCTATCTATATAGAGGAAGCTCCCCCAGGAAGGGCGGAATGGATTGTCAAAGAACCGGGTGCAGTGGCGGGATTACCATTCGCCCGTCGCATCTTTAGTCTGTTAGATTCCGCTGTGGAGTTCACTCCCACGATCGCAGAAGGGGAATATTGCCAACCCGGACAGGTGGTCGCTCAAATCACCGGCCCCGTGAATGCTCTGCTGACGGGAGAACGAGTTGCTCTAAATCTAGTGATGCGGTTGAGCGGCATTGCCACCTTGACTCGGAAGTATGTGGAAAAAATTGCAGATTTGCCGGTGCAACTGGTGGATACGCGCAAAACCACACCGGGACTGAGACTCTTAGAAAAATATGCCACTCAAGTCGGGGGGGCTAGAAACCACCGCATGGGATTGGATGATGCCGTCATGATTAAGGACAACCATATTGTGGCAGCCGGAGGAATTGGCGCAGCGATCGCCCGAGTCCGGTCCCAAATTCCCTATCCCTTAACCATAGAAGTAGAAACCGAAACCATAAATGATGTGGAAGAAGCCCTCGAACATGGAGCCGACATTATTATGTTGGACAACATGACGGTTGAGCGGATGAGGGAAGCGGTCCCCCTAATTCGTCAGCATAATGACCGGATCTCCATTGAAGCCTCTGGCAACATCACCCTAGAAACAATCCGTGCCGTTGGAGAAACGGGAGTGGACTATATCTCTACCAGCGCCCCGATTACCCGATCCACCTGGTTGGACTTGAGTATGAAAATTAGAGGGTAA
- a CDS encoding M20 metallopeptidase family protein, translating into MFSTSLNPQRINQSSLRSEIHDLQPQLVEWRRWLHQRPELAFNEHLSAEFITQKLQQWGIKHQTGIAETGIVAIVEGENPGKAIGIRADMDALPIFEENEIPYRSQHPGRMHACGHDGHVAIALGTVYYLSQHPEQFSGTVKFIFQPAEEGPGGAKPMIEAGVLENPAVDAIIGLHLWNNLPLGTVGVRSGPLMAATEFFRCHIQGKGGHGAMPHQTVDSILVAAQIVQALQTIVARNVNPLESAVVTVGELHAGKALNVIADSAHLSGTVRYFNPELGETIPKRIEQIIAGVCHSHGASYELDYQKLYPPVINHPAIAQLVRSVSENVVETPAGIVPECQTMGGEDMSFFLQEVPGCYFFLGGANLSQNLAYPHHHPRFNFDETALSIGVEIFVRCVEQFCS; encoded by the coding sequence ATGTTTTCTACATCTCTCAATCCGCAGCGAATTAATCAATCTAGCCTTCGGTCTGAAATACACGATTTACAGCCTCAACTGGTAGAATGGCGGCGGTGGTTACATCAACGTCCTGAACTCGCTTTTAATGAACATCTAAGTGCTGAATTCATTACTCAAAAATTGCAACAATGGGGAATTAAGCATCAAACTGGGATTGCTGAAACCGGGATTGTGGCCATTGTTGAAGGTGAAAATCCAGGGAAGGCGATCGGGATTCGTGCAGATATGGATGCCCTGCCGATTTTTGAAGAAAATGAGATCCCCTACCGATCGCAGCATCCGGGAAGAATGCACGCTTGTGGACATGATGGTCATGTGGCGATCGCCCTCGGGACAGTCTACTATCTCTCCCAACACCCCGAGCAGTTTTCGGGAACCGTCAAATTCATTTTCCAACCCGCAGAGGAAGGACCGGGGGGTGCCAAACCCATGATTGAAGCCGGAGTCTTGGAAAATCCGGCAGTAGATGCCATCATTGGATTGCACCTCTGGAACAACCTCCCTCTAGGCACTGTAGGGGTGAGAAGCGGTCCTTTAATGGCGGCAACGGAGTTTTTTCGTTGCCATATTCAGGGCAAAGGCGGACATGGGGCCATGCCTCATCAAACCGTCGATTCAATTTTAGTCGCCGCCCAAATCGTTCAGGCCCTGCAAACCATCGTGGCGCGGAATGTCAATCCTTTAGAATCCGCCGTAGTTACCGTTGGGGAACTTCATGCAGGGAAGGCGTTAAATGTAATTGCCGACTCTGCCCACTTGAGCGGAACCGTGCGCTATTTTAATCCAGAATTAGGAGAAACTATCCCTAAACGGATTGAGCAGATCATTGCGGGGGTTTGTCACAGTCATGGGGCAAGCTATGAGTTAGATTACCAAAAACTTTATCCGCCAGTGATTAATCATCCAGCGATCGCTCAATTAGTGCGATCGGTCTCGGAAAATGTCGTGGAAACCCCCGCCGGAATTGTTCCAGAGTGCCAAACGATGGGAGGGGAAGATATGAGCTTCTTTTTACAAGAAGTCCCTGGCTGTTACTTCTTTCTAGGCGGAGCCAATCTCTCTCAAAACCTAGCCTATCCCCATCACCATCCTCGGTTTAATTTTGACGAAACCGCTCTGAGCATAGGAGTTGAAATCTTTGTTCGCTGTGTCGAGCAGTTTTGTTCATGA
- the bioD gene encoding dethiobiotin synthase, translating to MTKDRNTTLNRLLIAGTDTDAGKTVVTTAIAAYWQRYYPQGSLALMKPLQSGTGDRELYQRLFELKQSPEEITPLYFEAPLAPPVAAQREGRSVDLKQLWPMFTQLQARFSFVLVEGVGGLGSPISWELTVADLAHDWRIPTVLVVPVRLGAIAAAVANVALARQAGVQLLGIILNCVQPRSEAEIADLTPIDLIESLTQTRVLGTIHCLEDAHNLDQLIHAASNLDLELLLPRLPILNR from the coding sequence ATGACCAAGGACCGGAATACCACATTGAACAGATTACTGATTGCCGGAACGGATACGGATGCGGGGAAAACTGTCGTGACAACAGCGATCGCCGCCTATTGGCAACGGTATTATCCCCAGGGTTCTCTGGCCCTAATGAAACCGCTACAGTCGGGAACCGGCGATCGGGAACTCTATCAACGATTGTTTGAGTTAAAACAATCCCCAGAAGAAATTACGCCTCTCTATTTCGAGGCCCCTCTCGCCCCCCCAGTCGCCGCCCAACGGGAAGGTCGTTCCGTAGACCTCAAACAGCTTTGGCCGATGTTTACCCAACTGCAAGCGCGCTTCTCCTTCGTCCTCGTGGAAGGCGTTGGTGGATTGGGTTCCCCGATTTCTTGGGAGTTGACTGTAGCCGATTTAGCCCATGATTGGCGCATTCCCACGGTGTTAGTGGTTCCGGTCCGGTTAGGGGCGATCGCCGCTGCTGTTGCCAATGTCGCCCTCGCCCGACAAGCTGGAGTCCAGTTACTCGGAATTATCCTCAATTGTGTCCAACCTCGTTCTGAGGCAGAAATTGCCGATTTAACTCCCATCGATTTAATCGAATCACTCACTCAAACTCGCGTCTTGGGGACGATTCATTGTTTGGAGGATGCTCATAATTTAGACCAACTCATTCACGCCGCCTCTAATCTCGACCTGGAGCTACTGCTGCCCCGGTTACCTATTTTAAATCGTTAA
- a CDS encoding protein kinase domain-containing protein produces MQTAIFSGTILQNRYHILSLLGQGGFGRTYLAEDQGRFNERCALKEFIPAQHGSHAQVKSLELFQREAAILYQIQHPQIPQFRATFEQEGRLFLVQDYVAGKTYRTLLGEYKSAGKRFSETEVLQLMQQLLPILDYIHSQGIIHRDISPENIIRRESDRWPVLIDFGVVKELATLIQFPEQRTAATTVGKLGYAPSEQMQTGRAYPSSDLYALAVTGVVLLTGREPQDLFDDVKLVWHWERFVPHPVQPELGRVLNRMLSYKPGDRYQYAKEVQLVLGQLTAQRPILQHNDPSGSELATIAVGRNPVGSPTLDPNAPPPGISPSSDSLFDHPIAIALGIFAIILLSGLGSWNVVRSFLKLDRPDVQENPAPLFSNVESDLEPSTLPPMPFPNPDSTTTPAPNPNSTPATPGTSSNPLLIPGIPRPGSQQPEPPPPADPIISTIPLNVGTGVTTAVEGTVEENEIIKYIVSGTSGEVLSANLANQGILMNVWGPNRQALGESRGVKQWTGRLQETGEYEIELFSLPGFSPSNFELRITRASRASTDPESAPPVSPGNQSTVPPERLESTPSQASIPSSQSRPEPTPAPNPQSRPEPTPAPRPIPIPTPSSDPTPGIEIQRVQVSGGSSRQMTGRTTNQPTRYVVNVNRGQSLKVSVVSGAIGLDIRYPNGQLVEDGAMLVQWQGQVSVPGDYKIDVAAGAGINYEIEISLSD; encoded by the coding sequence ATGCAAACCGCAATTTTTAGTGGAACAATCTTACAAAACCGATATCATATACTCAGTCTTTTAGGTCAGGGAGGGTTTGGCCGCACCTATCTCGCTGAAGATCAAGGGCGGTTTAACGAACGCTGCGCCCTCAAAGAATTTATTCCCGCCCAACATGGCAGCCATGCCCAGGTCAAATCCCTGGAATTGTTCCAACGAGAAGCAGCCATTCTCTATCAAATTCAACATCCTCAAATTCCCCAGTTTAGAGCCACCTTTGAACAAGAAGGACGGCTGTTTTTAGTCCAAGATTATGTAGCCGGAAAAACCTATCGCACCCTGCTGGGAGAGTATAAATCCGCAGGCAAGCGATTTTCTGAAACTGAAGTGTTGCAGTTAATGCAGCAACTTTTGCCCATCCTGGATTACATCCACAGCCAAGGAATTATTCATCGCGATATTTCTCCAGAAAATATCATTCGCCGCGAATCAGACCGCTGGCCGGTCTTAATTGATTTTGGGGTGGTGAAAGAACTCGCTACCCTGATTCAGTTTCCAGAACAGAGGACTGCCGCCACAACGGTTGGCAAATTAGGCTATGCGCCCAGCGAACAAATGCAAACGGGTCGAGCTTATCCCAGTAGCGACCTCTATGCCCTAGCGGTGACTGGGGTAGTCTTGCTCACAGGAAGAGAACCCCAAGACCTCTTTGATGATGTCAAGCTGGTGTGGCATTGGGAACGATTTGTCCCCCATCCGGTACAGCCAGAATTGGGACGGGTCCTGAATCGGATGTTGAGTTACAAACCGGGCGATCGCTACCAATATGCCAAGGAAGTCCAGCTTGTCCTAGGCCAACTGACTGCCCAACGCCCGATTCTTCAACACAACGACCCCTCGGGATCGGAACTGGCTACGATTGCCGTAGGCCGTAATCCCGTAGGTTCTCCCACACTCGACCCCAACGCTCCCCCACCGGGAATCTCTCCCAGTTCTGATTCTTTATTCGACCACCCGATCGCGATCGCCCTGGGAATCTTTGCCATCATTCTCCTGAGTGGATTAGGCTCTTGGAATGTTGTTCGTTCCTTCTTAAAGCTCGATCGCCCCGATGTCCAGGAAAATCCTGCTCCCTTATTTTCCAATGTGGAATCGGACTTAGAACCCTCCACCCTTCCACCGATGCCCTTCCCCAATCCCGACTCCACCACAACCCCCGCACCCAATCCCAACTCCACCCCTGCTACTCCCGGAACCTCCTCTAACCCATTGCTGATTCCCGGCATCCCACGACCTGGTTCCCAACAACCGGAACCCCCACCCCCCGCAGACCCGATTATTTCTACTATTCCCCTGAATGTTGGCACTGGGGTAACCACGGCGGTAGAAGGTACTGTGGAAGAGAACGAAATTATTAAATACATCGTTTCGGGAACCTCCGGTGAAGTGTTGAGTGCTAATCTCGCCAACCAGGGGATTTTAATGAATGTATGGGGTCCCAACCGTCAGGCCCTTGGAGAATCCAGAGGGGTGAAGCAATGGACAGGACGGTTACAAGAAACTGGGGAATATGAGATCGAGTTATTTAGCTTGCCCGGATTCTCTCCCAGTAATTTTGAGTTGCGGATTACTCGGGCAAGTCGGGCATCAACTGACCCCGAATCGGCCCCTCCAGTTTCCCCCGGAAATCAGTCTACTGTTCCTCCAGAACGCTTAGAATCGACTCCCAGTCAAGCCTCGATTCCCAGTTCCCAGTCCAGACCGGAACCCACCCCCGCCCCCAATCCCCAGTCCAGACCAGAACCCACCCCTGCTCCTAGGCCGATCCCCATCCCCACACCCAGCTCAGATCCGACTCCGGGGATAGAAATCCAACGAGTTCAGGTCTCCGGGGGAAGTAGCAGGCAAATGACTGGACGCACAACCAACCAACCAACACGCTATGTGGTGAATGTGAACAGAGGCCAGAGTCTGAAAGTCTCCGTGGTTTCTGGGGCGATCGGGCTGGATATCCGCTATCCCAATGGTCAACTGGTTGAAGATGGTGCGATGCTGGTCCAATGGCAAGGTCAGGTTTCTGTCCCTGGAGACTATAAAATTGATGTAGCCGCAGGAGCCGGGATCAACTATGAAATTGAGATTAGCCTCAGCGACTAG
- a CDS encoding GatB/YqeY domain-containing protein: MSLKERINQDIKTAMKSKDKIRLETVRSIKKLILEKEVSVRPLGQDTLTEEQELEILSRLAKQRKESIEQYQQGGREELAAQEAQELAILEEYLPKPLSDQEVSMLIDQIVAEVGATSIKDMGKVMGPAMEQIKGKAEGKKVQEMVKAKLSGQS; this comes from the coding sequence ATGAGCTTAAAGGAACGAATTAACCAAGACATCAAGACGGCGATGAAATCCAAGGATAAAATTCGTCTGGAAACGGTACGCAGCATCAAAAAATTGATTCTGGAAAAGGAAGTAAGCGTCAGACCTTTGGGTCAGGATACCTTAACGGAAGAACAAGAACTAGAGATCCTCTCCAGACTGGCCAAGCAACGCAAAGAGTCCATTGAACAATATCAGCAAGGCGGTCGCGAGGAACTCGCTGCACAAGAGGCCCAAGAATTGGCAATTCTGGAAGAATACCTGCCCAAGCCCTTGTCTGATCAAGAAGTGAGTATGTTGATTGATCAAATCGTGGCTGAAGTGGGTGCTACCTCGATTAAAGATATGGGCAAGGTGATGGGTCCCGCGATGGAACAGATCAAAGGCAAGGCTGAAGGTAAAAAAGTTCAAGAAATGGTCAAAGCCAAGCTTTCCGGCCAGTCCTAG
- a CDS encoding ribose-phosphate pyrophosphokinase — MIRSATLTLQPSLATFADHSRLRLFSGSANIPLSQEVARYLGIDLGPMVRKRFADGELYIQIQESIRGCDVYLIQPSCYPVNDHLMELLIMIDACRRASARQITAVIPYYGYARADRKTAGRESITAKLVANLITQAGASRILAMDLHSDQIQGYFDIPLDHVYASPVVLDYLVSKQLSDIVVVSPDVGGVARARAFAKKLNDAPLAIIDKRRQAHNVAEVMNLIGDVEGKTAVLVDDMIDTAGTICEGARLLRKEGARQVYACATHAVFSPPAVERLSTGVFEEVIITNTIPVPEDKRFKQLTILSVANLLGETIWRIHEDSSVSSMFR; from the coding sequence GTGATCCGTTCTGCTACTTTAACCCTCCAGCCATCTCTGGCTACCTTTGCTGACCATAGTCGTCTGCGACTGTTTTCAGGTTCTGCTAACATCCCTCTATCTCAAGAAGTGGCTCGCTACTTGGGAATAGATTTGGGGCCAATGGTCCGGAAGCGGTTTGCTGATGGTGAACTTTACATCCAAATCCAGGAGTCAATCCGGGGATGTGACGTTTACCTGATTCAACCCTCTTGTTATCCGGTGAATGACCACCTGATGGAATTGCTGATTATGATCGATGCCTGCCGACGAGCCTCGGCAAGGCAAATTACCGCCGTAATTCCCTATTATGGCTATGCTAGGGCCGATCGCAAAACAGCGGGAAGAGAGTCCATTACTGCCAAACTGGTGGCCAATTTGATTACCCAAGCCGGTGCAAGTCGGATTTTGGCAATGGATTTGCACTCAGACCAAATCCAAGGGTATTTCGATATCCCCTTAGACCACGTTTATGCATCGCCGGTCGTCTTGGACTACCTCGTTAGTAAACAACTCTCTGACATTGTGGTAGTCTCCCCAGACGTGGGAGGCGTGGCGAGAGCTAGAGCATTTGCTAAAAAGTTAAACGATGCGCCTTTGGCGATTATCGATAAACGTCGGCAAGCTCATAATGTGGCCGAAGTCATGAATTTGATTGGTGATGTAGAGGGCAAAACGGCAGTGCTGGTCGATGACATGATCGATACTGCTGGCACGATCTGCGAGGGTGCTCGCTTACTCCGGAAAGAAGGAGCTAGACAGGTTTATGCCTGTGCAACTCATGCAGTTTTTTCTCCTCCGGCAGTTGAGCGCCTTTCTACAGGGGTGTTTGAAGAGGTGATCATCACGAATACCATTCCGGTACCCGAGGATAAACGCTTTAAACAGTTGACCATCCTTTCGGTTGCCAATTTATTGGGTGAAACCATTTGGCGGATTCATGAAGATAGTTCTGTTAGCAGTATGTTCCGCTAA
- a CDS encoding YgfZ/GcvT domain-containing protein, producing the protein MTEELRELQALSGAVFADSEAGIPMPVSYGNDPGAIASAYQGVALCDRSHWGLIQVSGGDRLRFLHNQSTNEFQKLQPGQGCDTVFVTSTARTIDLATAYMTEDTTLLLVSPSRRQRIMEWLDRYLFPADRVELQDITDSMATFSLIGPGSLALLAPWGVAGDWPHASHQLLTLGEIPVRVAVGSGLALPGYTLICDRNDAASLWKLLTDGGAVPLGTQGWEQLRIQQGRPAPDCELTEDYNPLEAGLWHNISFDKGCYIGQETIARLNTYKGVKVQLWGVKLKGPASPGTVVTMGEEKVGTLTSYTDSPEGPFGLAYIRTKAGGAGLQVQVGEVTGEVVDIPFVTRGYLG; encoded by the coding sequence ATGACTGAGGAATTGCGTGAGCTTCAGGCGTTGAGTGGGGCAGTCTTTGCGGATTCGGAGGCTGGAATTCCGATGCCGGTGAGTTATGGGAATGATCCAGGGGCGATCGCCTCAGCATATCAGGGGGTGGCATTATGCGATCGCTCTCATTGGGGCCTCATCCAAGTCAGTGGTGGCGATCGCCTGCGCTTTTTACATAACCAAAGCACGAATGAGTTCCAAAAACTCCAGCCGGGACAAGGATGCGATACGGTTTTTGTCACCTCTACAGCCAGGACCATCGATTTGGCAACGGCTTATATGACCGAGGATACCACCCTGTTGCTAGTTTCTCCGAGTCGCCGTCAGAGAATTATGGAATGGCTCGATCGCTATCTGTTCCCTGCCGATCGCGTGGAGTTGCAGGATATCACCGACTCAATGGCGACGTTTAGTTTAATCGGTCCGGGAAGTTTGGCCCTGTTAGCACCCTGGGGCGTGGCAGGCGACTGGCCTCATGCCAGTCATCAACTCCTGACCCTGGGGGAGATTCCGGTGCGAGTTGCGGTGGGTAGTGGATTGGCCCTACCCGGCTATACCCTGATTTGCGATCGCAATGATGCCGCATCCTTGTGGAAACTCCTCACCGATGGCGGTGCCGTTCCCTTGGGAACCCAGGGGTGGGAACAACTGCGAATTCAGCAAGGACGTCCTGCACCCGACTGCGAACTGACGGAGGATTACAATCCTTTGGAAGCGGGATTATGGCACAATATCTCGTTTGATAAAGGTTGCTACATCGGACAAGAAACCATCGCCCGGTTGAATACCTACAAAGGGGTGAAGGTCCAACTCTGGGGGGTAAAACTCAAGGGACCCGCATCCCCTGGAACAGTGGTGACGATGGGGGAGGAGAAAGTTGGCACCCTCACCAGTTACACCGACAGTCCTGAAGGCCCTTTTGGATTAGCCTACATTCGCACGAAAGCCGGAGGTGCGGGGTTGCAGGTGCAAGTGGGTGAGGTGACTGGAGAGGTTGTGGATATCCCCTTTGTCACCCGAGGATATTTGGGTTAG
- a CDS encoding type II toxin-antitoxin system Phd/YefM family antitoxin, with translation MATLQIENLPNDFQRNLAELLSPVELGEELIIFNQGVAISKLISIRPSSNRRASLGLDRGKIIVPEDFNEPWPLGIFN, from the coding sequence ATGGCTACACTTCAGATTGAAAACTTACCCAACGACTTCCAAAGAAATCTCGCGGAGTTATTATCGCCTGTAGAACTTGGAGAAGAACTTATTATTTTCAACCAAGGAGTGGCGATCTCCAAGTTGATTTCGATTCGTCCCTCATCCAATCGGCGAGCCAGTTTAGGGCTAGATCGAGGGAAAATTATCGTTCCAGAGGACTTTAATGAACCTTGGCCACTAGGAATCTTTAATTAA